CCGAATATTGACTTCGAATCATGCGATGAACGATAATTAATCGGTTGTCAATCTTACCTTTCAAATTATCGGTGCTCTGGTTCATCATCCGGTACATATTGAAAAATCGTGTGAATTCAAGGGATAGTTGTTTGCTGTACTCAGGTTTGAAAGTGCTCTGTCCGAACATCTCTAAAAGGCATTTTACAAACAACTTGACTCCGTCGTCTTGTCTGGATAATACCATTGGAAAACCAAAGCGCATTTTAGTCATGTTTTCCAAGGTCAGAACGCTGATTACGACAGGTACTGACAATCGGTTTAACAGGATGAGATCGTTGCCCACCAACAAGTCCCTGGAGGAAATATAGTACGAGGTGTCACGATACCTCGTTTCAAAAGACTGTTCGGTAAACGCTACCAAAATTCTATTTGGCTCCGTACATACCGTTTCAGAATAGCCGGGAGCCATGATCATTTTGGGCATCATACTGTACAAATTCCATGTCATCAAAAGTCACCCCCATTTGAAGAAATTGGAATGTTTTATTAAATTTTAGTTGATTCCTAGACTGAAATCAACAATATTATACATAAATGTGAAATTGATCATAATCTGTAGAAATAAATAAGGGAGATTGTCGAGGTATTGTTTATCACTAAAATAAGCAAAAAAAATATGTAGGTAGACTCTAACTTTTGAACTTAATGGTGATTAGGCTAGCAATCTTTGGTCAAAATCTTCTTAAGGACGTTCTCATGGAATTCATACATATTACCACAAACAGTAACAGCAGCTCCAATACGAACCAATTCGTTCATCTCATCTGATAAAGCGCTCTCAATGGGTATGAGTCTGATTCCATGGAATTGTACTAAATAAAGGTACCCATACACTAAACACTTCTTTTTGAACGTGTTCAGTGTATGGGTACCAAATTACAACGCTTTAGGGCTTGAAAACTCTTATCTTAAATGGCATATCTTTATTTTAACTTAACGTCCAATCAGTACCCATCCCCACTTCATCCGGCGCAATCCCATCGCGCAGATCCATGAGATAAGGAGCGCCACAACATAAGATAGAATGATACCCAAGCTGAAGTGCCGAGCCAGGTCATCTGTGAATTCACGTCTCCAGAAGAGCAATACCAGTGGATGCATTAAAAATACACCGAACGCAACTGTACCCAAAGAATCCAGAACATGCGTAGCTTTACGAACTTCAGTATGTTTTCCTGCGCCCAATCGTTCACTGAAGATCAGCAAGAGCAAGCAGGCTGACAACGTAAACAGATTGCGGAACAGGAACAGCACGGTATAGGTAATAAACGGGTATGCAGCAAAAGCGGTTTTGATATAAGCATTACCATATATAAAAATGGCACCTCCGCTCAATAACGCAGCTATAAGTGCATAACGGTGAGTGTACAGTTTCTTCAATGCCCACTCAAAGTTCTGCCCAACCCATGCGCCAAAACCAATCACGATCAGATAACTGGGTAACAAACTTCCTGTTCGTTCGAAGTGAAACTGCAAATGTAGTGCATAGAAGATCGCTTGACCCGCAATAAAGAATAATGGCAAATAACGATTAAACAAACGATAGCGAGTCAGGGACAGAAGCCATGGAAAAACGATATAGAATTGAAGAATAATCAGAAAAAAGTACAAGTGGGTATGAGCGGTTCCCATCACTAATTGTTTTGCAAATTGAACACCGTGGGTCAAAGGTTCTTTGCCCGCAAGCAACTGTTTAATGGCAAAGTAGATAAGGGACCACACCACATAGGGTACAAATACATAGAATAGACGCTTTTTATAAAAAGCGAGCATCCAACCCTTCTCATTCACCTTGGAGCTGTAGTTGTAGAACAAGACTAGGGATGACAAGAACAGGAACGCCGGAACGGCAAATTGCAAAAACGTGTTCCAGAAATAATACACATCATGATCTAATGTATGCTTGGGGTAATGCGCAACTGCAGTTGAAGTCGCATGAATAGCTACCACTGCCATGATGGCCAATGCACGATAGAGATCCAGATACTCAATACGCCGGGGCCGATTAACCGGTTGATTCATAAAAATAACCTCACTTGTGCCTGATATGGGATGATAGTTTCCGGCCGCAATCCAGATTCTATGCTTCATTTTAATCAGCACGCGAGGGTATTACAATCATAATCTATATTATTTTCGTTATATATCACCATTATTCTGCATTATTCGACATTTTCTATCCAGAATCGTTCAATAACATTGCCATTGGACTCCACATAGTCCTCATCCTGAATTCCACCATTTCGAAGGATAACCCTTTTGGATGGCTCATTTATTGCATCACATACGACCAATACTTTGGCGATTCCAAGCTCTCTCGTTTTCTCCAAAGACAGCCTGAGAATTTCGGAACCATAGCCACTTTGCCGCTCTCCAGGACAGATGCCATAACCAACATGTCCTCCGCTGTTGAACAATTTGTCGTTAAGCTCATGTCTTATATTGACTGCTCCCACAATTTTATGACTCTCCGTGACCAACCAGTATGTACTGTCTTTGACCCAGCCTTCCGGAATATCGATGCCTTGTTCATTGCGTTGCAAAAACGCCAACATCTCATCAAACTCGGAAGGATCTTTGGAAATGACCCACGGTACCATCAACTCTCCACTTCTCACCCAGTCTTCATAAAATTCCAAATATGCATCCTTATACGCTCGCGATGGTTTAATCAATCTAACATGTTCTTTCCCCACGGTCATTACACCCTCCCAACAGATACTGAAACTGCCATAGTCCCGCTTCCAGGACACAACATTCTTGCTCTTCCATCAGACAAGTTCGAAAAAGGACTTGCGTGTGAGCAGATCCTATTCAAATATACATCTTACTGCTTATTCTATTATTATACAGACTCTGTCAATGTAACATCCTGAACATCTCGGTCCTTCTTCATATCCGTGTCCTTATACTTGAACTGGTAACTTCCTGATCCAAGTGTGACTTCAATATCGCCTCCAATACTTCGAATATCCTGAACTTCATTTACCTGATCCAACGGTTTCCCTTGCTCCAGAACGATCTGTGCACCTGCTCCAGGAAGACGTACCGTACCTCTCGTATTGACAGGAATGTGCACGCGTATCTCCATTTCTCCCTCCGCCAGCCGGTGCCAACTTGAAGCTACTTGCCCATACATCGTCTCCAAACTCGCTTCCACCCAATCCAGTCCAGGTCCGGGTTGCGGCTCAATATGCACCATTCGAAATCCTGGCTGATGTTCATCGGACCGGATGCCGGCAACATAACGATACAACCATTCCCCAATCGCACCGTACGCATAGTGGTTAAACGAGTTCATATCAGCACTCCAGAGACTACCATCTTCTTTGATCCCATCCCAGTGTTCCCAGACCGTCGTTGCCCCTTGAGTCACCTGATATAGCCAGGACGGATAATCCTCTTGAAAAAGTAATGTATATGCCAGGTCGTGAAGACCTGCATCACTCAGTACCGGATTCAGATAAGGTGTGCCCACGAATCCTGTGGTAAGATGATTGCCCGCCTCTTTCACGAGTTTCGCCAATTGATCGACAGCGCGAGTGCGGGCAGTAGCGTCCAACAGGTCAAATTGCAGTGCGAGAACATACGCTGTTTGCGTTGGAACAGCAATTTTGCCGGCTGGAGTGACGAATTCATTATTAAACGCAAGAACAATGTTGGTATGCAACGTTTTGTAATATTCAGCATCATCTGTCTTCCCAAGTACCTCAGCCGCTTTTTGAGTTAACGAAACCGAATAGGCATAGAATGCAGTTGCCACATAATCCGTATCCGTTGCGCCGACATAACTATCGGGCTTGGAGTCCAGCCCCAGCCAATCGCCAAAGTGAAATCCTGTGTTCCACAGATATGGGTTATCACCTTGCCCGTGAATGTACTCGATCCACCGCTTCATACTCCCATATTGCTCAGCCAATAATCTGACATCCCCATACATCTCATAGATAGTCCAAGGACA
The window above is part of the Paenibacillus sp. 1781tsa1 genome. Proteins encoded here:
- a CDS encoding acyltransferase — protein: MNQPVNRPRRIEYLDLYRALAIMAVVAIHATSTAVAHYPKHTLDHDVYYFWNTFLQFAVPAFLFLSSLVLFYNYSSKVNEKGWMLAFYKKRLFYVFVPYVVWSLIYFAIKQLLAGKEPLTHGVQFAKQLVMGTAHTHLYFFLIILQFYIVFPWLLSLTRYRLFNRYLPLFFIAGQAIFYALHLQFHFERTGSLLPSYLIVIGFGAWVGQNFEWALKKLYTHRYALIAALLSGGAIFIYGNAYIKTAFAAYPFITYTVLFLFRNLFTLSACLLLLIFSERLGAGKHTEVRKATHVLDSLGTVAFGVFLMHPLVLLFWRREFTDDLARHFSLGIILSYVVALLISWICAMGLRRMKWGWVLIGR
- a CDS encoding GNAT family N-acetyltransferase, with the protein product MTVGKEHVRLIKPSRAYKDAYLEFYEDWVRSGELMVPWVISKDPSEFDEMLAFLQRNEQGIDIPEGWVKDSTYWLVTESHKIVGAVNIRHELNDKLFNSGGHVGYGICPGERQSGYGSEILRLSLEKTRELGIAKVLVVCDAINEPSKRVILRNGGIQDEDYVESNGNVIERFWIENVE
- a CDS encoding AraC family transcriptional regulator, yielding MTWNLYSMMPKMIMAPGYSETVCTEPNRILVAFTEQSFETRYRDTSYYISSRDLLVGNDLILLNRLSVPVVISVLTLENMTKMRFGFPMVLSRQDDGVKLFVKCLLEMFGQSTFKPEYSKQLSLEFTRFFNMYRMMNQSTDNLKGKIDNRLIIVHRMIRSQYSEPLTLEDMAARISCNPVYLSNTYKKVFGCSPIKSLQKIRVQKGRELLKHTDLTINEITKSVGYISSSQFSGYYKKYYGRSPSEYRKHLCNKTGEGISDGTSI